In Herbaspirillum sp. WKF16, one genomic interval encodes:
- a CDS encoding nitrate reductase: MNLSHTPIAIAVATTRTTCPYCGVGCGVSASMKEDGSIGVKGDDAHPANKGRLCVKGSALGETVDLDGRLLHPKMRDAQGNMRRVAWDEAIDTVAAKFSAIIAEHGPDAVALYVSGQLLTEDYYIANKLMKGYIGSANIDTNSRLCMSSAVAGHKRAFGEDLVPVCYEDLELADMVVLVGSNAAWCHPILFQRIARIRETRPNAKLVVIDPRRTATCELADLHLPVKAGTDVWLFNGLLSYLAHRGRRDNGFIEAHTSGFDEALATADAECADPATVARICKVDLVDLLAFYEAFADTEKVVTGFSMGVNQSSAGTDKVNSIINCHLVTGRIGRPGMGPFSITGQPNAMGGREVGGLANMLAAHMELDNAAHREIVQGFWHSPRMADKVGLKAVDLFRAIEDGSVKAVWVMATNPMVSLPDADLVRRALQKCELVVSSDVVEQTDTNALAHVLLPALAWGEKDGTVTNSERRISRQRAFLTAPGEARGDWRIICDVARSMGFDGFDFDGPHAIFDEHARLSVHRNDESGARRVFKLSGLTGMDRPQYDALQPIQWPVQRLSDGSVAGAARVLEDLRFSHPDGRARFVPTAPRGPANLACEDYPLILNTGRVRDHWHTMTRTGKSATLASHIPEAFIDIHPQDALLYGVREGGLARISSRWGAMVARVQHGGGIPRGSVFVPIHWNGQSASDARVGALVNPVVDPVSGEPEFKHTPVAIEEFRVAWHGFILTRHDLALDQITHWTRVQGRDFTRFELAGRNHIGDHAAWARKLLGVEDLEADWLEYEDLSDGSYRAVHVVDDRIDMCLFISARPDLPSRSWLAGLFAKDKLEDADRVGLLVGQPIEKGADAGPTVCSCFGVGRNTICDAIRARKLKEVGEVTACLKAGGNCGSCVPEIKKLLVEIKVLAAAETPETAPAA; encoded by the coding sequence GTGAACCTGTCCCACACCCCCATCGCGATCGCCGTGGCGACCACCCGCACCACCTGCCCCTATTGCGGCGTGGGCTGCGGCGTGTCGGCCTCGATGAAGGAAGACGGCAGCATCGGCGTCAAGGGCGACGATGCGCATCCCGCCAACAAGGGGCGGCTGTGCGTGAAGGGCTCGGCGCTGGGCGAAACGGTGGACCTCGACGGCCGCCTGCTGCACCCCAAGATGCGCGACGCCCAGGGCAACATGCGGCGGGTGGCGTGGGACGAGGCCATCGACACCGTGGCCGCGAAATTCTCCGCCATCATCGCCGAGCACGGCCCGGATGCAGTGGCGCTGTACGTCTCCGGCCAGTTGCTGACCGAGGACTACTACATCGCCAACAAGCTGATGAAGGGTTACATCGGCAGCGCCAACATCGACACCAACTCGCGCCTGTGCATGTCGTCGGCGGTGGCCGGCCACAAGCGCGCCTTCGGCGAGGACCTGGTGCCGGTCTGCTATGAAGACCTGGAACTGGCCGACATGGTGGTGCTGGTCGGCTCCAACGCAGCGTGGTGCCATCCCATCCTGTTCCAGCGCATCGCCAGGATCAGGGAAACCCGCCCCAACGCCAAACTGGTGGTGATCGACCCGCGCCGCACCGCCACCTGCGAACTGGCCGACCTGCACCTGCCGGTGAAGGCCGGCACCGACGTCTGGCTGTTCAACGGCTTGCTGAGCTATCTCGCGCACCGCGGCCGGCGCGACAACGGCTTCATCGAGGCGCACACCAGCGGTTTCGACGAAGCGCTGGCCACGGCCGACGCCGAATGCGCCGACCCGGCCACGGTGGCGCGCATCTGCAAGGTCGACCTGGTCGACCTGCTGGCCTTCTACGAAGCCTTCGCCGATACCGAGAAGGTGGTCACCGGCTTCTCGATGGGCGTGAACCAATCCTCGGCCGGCACCGACAAGGTCAACAGCATCATCAACTGCCACCTGGTGACCGGCCGCATCGGCCGGCCGGGCATGGGGCCGTTCTCCATCACCGGCCAGCCCAACGCCATGGGCGGACGCGAAGTCGGCGGCCTGGCCAACATGCTGGCCGCGCACATGGAGCTGGACAACGCCGCCCATCGCGAGATCGTGCAGGGCTTCTGGCATTCGCCGCGCATGGCCGACAAGGTCGGCCTGAAGGCGGTCGACCTGTTCCGCGCGATCGAGGACGGCAGCGTCAAGGCGGTATGGGTGATGGCCACCAATCCCATGGTCAGCCTGCCCGACGCCGACCTGGTGCGGCGCGCGCTGCAGAAGTGCGAGTTGGTGGTCTCGTCGGACGTGGTCGAACAGACCGACACCAACGCCCTGGCCCACGTGCTGCTGCCGGCGCTGGCCTGGGGCGAGAAGGACGGCACGGTCACCAATTCCGAGCGCCGCATCTCGCGCCAGCGCGCCTTCCTCACCGCCCCCGGCGAGGCGCGCGGCGACTGGCGCATCATCTGCGACGTGGCGCGCAGCATGGGCTTCGACGGCTTCGATTTCGACGGCCCGCACGCCATCTTCGACGAGCATGCGCGGCTCTCCGTCCACCGCAACGACGAGAGCGGCGCGCGCCGCGTGTTCAAGCTCTCGGGCCTGACCGGCATGGACAGACCGCAGTACGACGCCCTGCAGCCGATCCAGTGGCCGGTTCAGCGCCTGTCCGACGGCAGCGTGGCCGGCGCCGCGCGGGTGCTGGAAGACCTGCGCTTCAGCCACCCCGACGGCCGCGCCCGCTTCGTCCCGACCGCGCCGCGCGGCCCGGCCAACCTGGCCTGCGAAGACTATCCGCTGATCCTCAACACCGGCCGCGTGCGCGACCACTGGCACACCATGACGCGCACCGGCAAGTCGGCCACGCTGGCCAGCCACATTCCCGAAGCCTTCATCGACATCCACCCGCAGGACGCGCTGCTGTATGGCGTGCGCGAAGGCGGCCTGGCGCGCATCTCCAGCCGCTGGGGCGCGATGGTGGCGCGCGTGCAGCACGGCGGCGGTATCCCCCGCGGCAGCGTGTTCGTGCCGATCCACTGGAACGGCCAGTCGGCCTCGGACGCGCGCGTGGGCGCACTGGTCAACCCGGTGGTGGACCCGGTCTCGGGCGAGCCGGAGTTCAAGCACACGCCGGTGGCGATCGAAGAATTCCGCGTGGCCTGGCACGGCTTCATCCTCACCCGCCACGACCTGGCGTTGGATCAGATCACGCACTGGACCCGCGTGCAGGGCCGCGACTTCACCCGCTTCGAGCTGGCCGGGCGCAATCACATCGGCGATCACGCCGCCTGGGCGCGCAAGCTGCTGGGTGTGGAAGACCTCGAAGCCGACTGGCTGGAATACGAAGACCTCAGCGACGGCAGCTACCGCGCCGTGCATGTGGTGGATGATCGCATCGACATGTGCCTCTTCATCTCGGCCCGCCCCGACCTGCCCTCGCGCTCGTGGCTGGCCGGGCTGTTCGCCAAGGACAAGCTGGAAGACGCCGACCGCGTGGGCCTCCTGGTCGGCCAACCGATCGAGAAAGGCGCCGACGCCGGCCCCACCGTCTGCTCCTGCTTCGGCGTTGGCCGCAACACCATCTGCGACGCCATCCGCGCGCGCAAGCTGAAGGAAGTCGGCGAAGTGACAGCCTGCCTGAAGGCCGGCGGCAACTGCGGCTCCTGCGTACCCGAGATCAAGAAGCTGCTGGTCGAGATCAAGGTGCTGGCCGCAGCGGAAACGCCCGAAACGGCTCCCGCCGCATGA
- a CDS encoding GNAT family N-acetyltransferase has protein sequence MSQHLIWRRDDYLIDTDPDRLDIPLIHSVLTASSWSPGIDFNTVRTAVANSLCFGVYRGSQQIGFARVVTDHATFGYLCDVFMVEDQRGQGLGRWLIESCNQHPTLQKLRRVMLTTSTAPWLYARCGFEAINRGDFVWHISRPDIYQQGGQGN, from the coding sequence ATGAGCCAACACCTGATCTGGCGGCGCGATGACTACCTCATCGACACCGATCCCGACCGGCTGGATATTCCACTGATCCACAGCGTGCTGACGGCCTCCAGCTGGTCGCCCGGCATCGACTTCAACACCGTGCGCACGGCCGTCGCCAACAGCCTGTGCTTCGGCGTCTACCGCGGCAGCCAGCAAATCGGCTTCGCCCGCGTCGTCACCGACCACGCCACCTTCGGCTACCTGTGCGACGTCTTCATGGTTGAAGACCAGCGTGGCCAGGGCCTGGGCCGCTGGCTGATCGAATCCTGCAACCAGCACCCCACGCTGCAAAAGCTGCGCCGCGTGATGCTCACCACTTCAACTGCGCCGTGGCTGTACGCGCGCTGCGGGTTCGAAGCGATCAATCGCGGGGATTTCGTCTGGCACATTTCGCGGCCGGATATCTACCAGCAGGGCGGGCAGGGGAATTGA
- a CDS encoding DUF3300 domain-containing protein: MNKKTLAWAACLVFSLVSGMPAAQAQSNYPAYPPPPASYTQEQLDQMLAPVALYPDSLLAQVLMASTYPLEVVQAQRFVEARPGLQGDGLARSVAPMPWDPSVKALVQFPSVLAMMNDRLDWMQQMGQAFLSQQGAVMDTVQNLRERAQVAGTLQSSPQQRVVADEGLIMIEPINSQVVYVPYYNPVVAYGSWWWPAAQPVYWAPPPRYRPPHYNPGVTVGITFGSGIGVMRAAFGDARPDWRQRQVMVTQTRITNVTNNNVTVNRNVTVNQRPVVWHHDARHGNPRPQAPQNAQQAGGRPEAPRGAPPPAQAHVAPPVAQAPQARPAPPAPMPAQQQRVMQQDRERREDAREQQVAQVREVQTQQRQREQQAQQQQRQREQMINDQQRQREQMANEQRQQQQNQERQVQQRQQQMHEMQMQQAQQARDQQRQVQQQQQQQQQRQQQEQARQQQEQARHQQEQSRREQQARPPRDDGR; encoded by the coding sequence ATGAACAAGAAGACGCTGGCCTGGGCCGCTTGCCTGGTGTTTTCGCTGGTGTCGGGCATGCCCGCCGCGCAGGCCCAATCCAATTACCCCGCTTATCCGCCGCCGCCCGCCTCTTACACGCAGGAGCAGCTGGACCAGATGCTGGCGCCGGTGGCGCTGTATCCCGATTCGCTGCTGGCGCAGGTGCTGATGGCGTCGACCTATCCGCTGGAGGTGGTGCAGGCGCAGCGCTTCGTCGAGGCTCGTCCCGGCCTGCAGGGCGATGGCCTGGCGAGGTCGGTGGCGCCGATGCCGTGGGATCCCAGCGTGAAGGCGCTGGTGCAGTTTCCTTCGGTGCTGGCGATGATGAACGATCGCCTGGACTGGATGCAGCAGATGGGCCAGGCCTTCCTCTCGCAGCAGGGCGCGGTGATGGATACCGTGCAGAACCTGCGCGAGCGCGCGCAGGTGGCGGGCACGCTGCAGTCCAGCCCGCAGCAGCGGGTGGTGGCCGATGAGGGCCTGATCATGATCGAGCCGATCAACTCGCAGGTGGTCTACGTGCCTTACTACAACCCGGTGGTGGCGTATGGCAGCTGGTGGTGGCCGGCGGCGCAGCCGGTCTACTGGGCGCCGCCGCCCCGCTATCGCCCGCCGCACTATAACCCGGGCGTGACCGTCGGCATCACCTTCGGCAGCGGCATCGGCGTGATGCGCGCGGCCTTCGGCGATGCGCGTCCCGATTGGCGCCAGCGCCAGGTGATGGTGACGCAGACCCGCATCACCAACGTCACCAACAACAACGTGACGGTCAACCGCAACGTGACCGTCAACCAGCGGCCGGTGGTGTGGCATCACGATGCCCGCCATGGCAATCCGCGTCCGCAGGCGCCGCAGAACGCCCAGCAGGCCGGCGGCCGCCCGGAAGCGCCGCGCGGCGCACCGCCTCCAGCCCAGGCGCACGTCGCCCCGCCGGTTGCGCAAGCGCCGCAGGCGCGCCCTGCTCCACCGGCGCCGATGCCGGCGCAGCAGCAGCGCGTCATGCAGCAGGATCGCGAACGCAGGGAGGATGCGCGCGAGCAGCAGGTGGCCCAGGTGCGCGAAGTCCAGACGCAGCAGCGCCAGCGGGAACAACAGGCGCAGCAGCAGCAACGACAGCGTGAGCAGATGATCAACGACCAGCAGCGTCAGCGCGAACAGATGGCCAATGAGCAGCGCCAGCAACAGCAGAACCAGGAGCGCCAGGTGCAGCAACGCCAGCAGCAGATGCATGAGATGCAGATGCAGCAGGCCCAGCAGGCGCGCGACCAGCAACGGCAGGTGCAGCAGCAACAGCAACAACAGCAGCAGCGCCAGCAACAGGAACAAGCCCGTCAACAACAGGAGCAGGCGCGCCATCAGCAGGAGCAGAGCCGGCGCGAGCAGCAGGCCCGTCCGCCGCGCGACGATGGACGCTGA
- a CDS encoding peptide chain release factor 3, whose product MQEPSNDITGASADESGGRKVSTELIAREVKRRRTFGIISHPDAGKTTLTEKLLLFSGAIQLAGTVKARKSGRHATSDWMEIEKQRGISVASSVMQFEYRDHVVNLLDTPGHQDFSEDTYRVLTAVDSALMVIDAAKGVEEQTIKLLNVCRMRNTPIITFMNKMDRETRDPLELLDELESVLKIQCAPVTWPIGMGKNFRGVYHLLRDEIMLFKAGEERADGSVEIIKGIDNPKLVEMFPMEIEQLKMEVELVHGASHPFNLEEFLAGVQTPVFFGSAINNFGVREILNALLDWAPGPGGRDATVRNVQPIEEPFSGFVFKIQANMDPAHRDRIAFLRVCSGRFERGMKLKHLRLNRDIKVSSVVTFMASSREQVEEAYAGDIIGLPNHGNMQIGDSFSEGEMLQFTGIPYFAPDFFRVARIRNPLKIKQLHKGLQQLGEEGAVQVFKPVTGSDLILGAVGVLQFEVVASRLLNEYGVDAVFEGTSISSARWVTCDDKKKLADFERSSAGANLAIDAAGNLAYLASSGVNLRLTQERWPEVVFHATREHAAKLD is encoded by the coding sequence ATGCAAGAACCCAGCAACGACATCACCGGCGCAAGCGCCGACGAATCCGGCGGCCGCAAGGTCTCGACCGAACTGATCGCGCGCGAAGTGAAGCGCCGCCGCACCTTCGGCATCATCTCCCACCCCGACGCCGGCAAGACCACGCTGACCGAGAAGCTGCTGCTGTTCTCGGGCGCAATCCAGCTGGCCGGCACCGTGAAGGCGCGCAAGAGCGGCCGCCACGCGACCTCGGACTGGATGGAGATCGAAAAGCAGCGCGGCATCTCGGTGGCCAGCTCGGTGATGCAGTTCGAATACCGCGACCACGTGGTGAACCTGCTCGACACCCCGGGCCACCAGGACTTCTCGGAAGACACCTACCGCGTGCTGACCGCGGTGGACTCGGCGCTGATGGTGATCGACGCCGCCAAGGGCGTGGAAGAGCAGACCATCAAGCTGCTCAACGTCTGCCGCATGCGCAACACGCCCATCATCACCTTCATGAACAAGATGGACCGCGAGACCCGCGATCCGCTGGAGTTGCTCGACGAGCTGGAGTCGGTGCTGAAGATCCAGTGCGCGCCGGTGACCTGGCCGATCGGCATGGGCAAGAACTTCCGCGGCGTGTATCACCTGCTGCGCGATGAAATCATGCTGTTCAAGGCCGGCGAGGAACGCGCCGACGGCAGCGTGGAAATCATCAAGGGCATCGACAATCCCAAGCTGGTTGAGATGTTCCCGATGGAAATCGAACAGCTGAAGATGGAAGTCGAGCTGGTGCACGGCGCCTCGCATCCGTTCAACCTGGAGGAGTTCCTGGCCGGCGTGCAGACGCCGGTGTTCTTCGGTTCGGCCATCAACAACTTCGGCGTGCGCGAGATCCTCAACGCCCTGCTCGACTGGGCGCCGGGTCCGGGCGGGCGCGACGCCACCGTGCGCAACGTGCAGCCGATCGAAGAGCCGTTCTCCGGTTTCGTCTTCAAGATCCAGGCCAACATGGATCCGGCGCACCGCGACCGCATCGCCTTCCTGCGCGTGTGCTCGGGCCGCTTCGAGCGCGGCATGAAGTTGAAGCACCTGCGCCTGAACCGCGACATCAAGGTGTCCTCGGTGGTGACCTTCATGGCGTCCAGCCGCGAGCAGGTGGAAGAGGCTTACGCCGGCGACATCATCGGCCTGCCCAACCACGGCAACATGCAGATCGGCGACAGCTTCTCCGAGGGCGAGATGCTGCAGTTCACCGGCATCCCCTACTTCGCGCCGGACTTCTTCCGCGTGGCGCGCATCCGCAACCCGCTGAAGATCAAGCAATTGCACAAGGGCCTGCAGCAGCTGGGCGAAGAAGGTGCGGTGCAGGTGTTCAAGCCGGTCACCGGCAGCGACCTGATCCTGGGCGCGGTGGGCGTGCTGCAGTTCGAAGTGGTGGCCAGCCGCCTGTTGAACGAATACGGCGTGGACGCGGTGTTCGAAGGCACCAGCATCAGCAGCGCGCGCTGGGTGACCTGCGACGACAAGAAGAAGCTGGCCGATTTCGAGCGCTCCTCGGCCGGCGCCAACCTGGCCATCGATGCGGCCGGCAACCTGGCCTACCTGGCCAGCTCCGGCGTGAACCTGCGCCTGACGCAGGAACGCTGGCCGGAAGTGGTGTTCCATGCGACGCGGGAGCATGCGGCCAAGCTGGATTGA
- the ppa gene encoding inorganic diphosphatase gives MSLNNVPSGRDLPNDFNVIIEIPMNADPIKYEVDKDTGAIFVDRFMGTAMHYPCNYGYIPQTLSQDGDPVDVLVITPFPLIPGVVVRCRPIGVLKMSDESGIDAKLLAVPVDKILPIYTHWQKPEDLNELRLSQIKHFFEHYKDLEKGKWVKVEGWEGPDAAREEILAGVEAFKKAAK, from the coding sequence ATGAGCCTGAACAACGTCCCCTCCGGCCGCGACCTGCCGAATGACTTCAACGTGATCATCGAAATCCCGATGAACGCCGATCCGATCAAGTATGAAGTGGACAAGGACACCGGCGCGATCTTCGTCGACCGCTTCATGGGCACCGCCATGCACTACCCGTGCAACTACGGCTACATCCCCCAGACCCTGTCGCAAGACGGCGACCCGGTCGACGTGCTGGTGATCACCCCGTTCCCGCTGATCCCGGGCGTGGTGGTGCGCTGCCGTCCCATCGGCGTGCTCAAGATGAGCGATGAGTCGGGCATTGACGCCAAGCTGCTGGCCGTGCCGGTCGACAAGATCCTGCCGATCTACACCCACTGGCAAAAGCCGGAAGACTTGAACGAGCTGCGCCTGAGCCAGATCAAGCACTTCTTCGAGCACTACAAGGACCTGGAAAAGGGCAAGTGGGTCAAGGTCGAAGGCTGGGAAGGCCCGGACGCCGCCCGCGAGGAAATCCTGGCCGGCGTGGAAGCCTTCAAGAAGGCTGCCAAGTAA
- a CDS encoding heme biosynthesis protein HemY, with translation MKILLWLLTLFASAIGLAVLARFNPGNVVLFYPPYRVDLSLNFFIFLVLAAFLAIYVVIRAVRLTQKLPGRVIAYRRAKRENESNKALRDSLKAYFEGRFGQAEKSATRASDLPDNAGIAALIAARAAHRMRQADRRDIWLASTEVDPTLKPARLMTALELQVDEHQFKQALETVEELNANGTRHIQALQWALKANQQAKNWPEVLRLVQTLDKRNALHPALSNRLREMAYDALMSDRSHDAESIRLLWSGVPGADKLKPFIAARAAHAFSSRALHDEARTLLERALAADWDIRLLRAYRESTAEAGSAALLAQIEHCEAWLAKNPTDAELALTLGMFCLRQKLWGKAQRHLEQALSDAIEPRTVRESHLALAQLHEALDQPDQASAHYKQCALATAIR, from the coding sequence ATGAAAATACTGCTCTGGCTTCTCACCCTGTTCGCGTCCGCCATCGGCCTGGCCGTGCTGGCGCGCTTCAACCCCGGCAACGTGGTGCTGTTCTATCCGCCGTACCGCGTCGACCTCTCGCTGAACTTCTTCATCTTCCTGGTGCTGGCGGCGTTCCTGGCGATCTACGTCGTCATCCGCGCAGTGCGCCTGACGCAGAAGCTGCCCGGCCGCGTCATCGCCTACCGTCGCGCCAAGCGCGAGAATGAAAGCAACAAGGCCCTGCGCGACTCGCTCAAGGCCTACTTCGAAGGCCGCTTCGGCCAGGCCGAGAAGTCTGCCACGCGCGCCTCCGACCTGCCCGACAACGCCGGCATCGCCGCCCTGATCGCCGCCCGCGCCGCGCACCGCATGCGCCAGGCCGACCGCCGCGACATCTGGCTGGCCAGCACCGAGGTCGACCCGACCCTGAAGCCGGCGCGCCTGATGACCGCGCTGGAGCTGCAGGTCGACGAGCACCAGTTCAAGCAGGCGCTGGAAACGGTGGAAGAGTTGAACGCCAACGGCACCCGCCACATCCAGGCGCTGCAATGGGCGCTCAAGGCCAACCAGCAGGCCAAGAACTGGCCCGAGGTGCTGCGCCTGGTGCAGACGCTGGACAAGCGCAATGCCCTGCATCCGGCGCTGTCCAACCGCCTGCGCGAGATGGCCTACGACGCGCTGATGTCGGACCGCTCGCACGACGCCGAATCGATCCGCCTGCTGTGGTCAGGCGTGCCCGGCGCCGACAAGCTCAAGCCCTTCATCGCCGCGCGCGCGGCTCACGCCTTCTCCAGCCGCGCCCTCCACGACGAGGCGCGCACCCTGCTGGAGCGCGCGCTGGCGGCCGACTGGGATATCCGTCTCTTGCGGGCCTATCGCGAATCCACCGCCGAAGCCGGCTCGGCCGCGCTGCTGGCGCAGATCGAGCATTGCGAGGCCTGGCTCGCCAAGAACCCGACCGATGCCGAGCTGGCGCTGACGCTGGGCATGTTCTGCCTGCGCCAGAAGCTGTGGGGTAAGGCCCAGCGCCACCTGGAGCAGGCCCTGTCGGACGCCATCGAGCCGCGCACCGTGCGCGAGTCCCACCTGGCCCTGGCCCAGCTGCACGAGGCGCTGGACCAGCCGGACCAGGCCAGCGCCCACTACAAGCAGTGCGCGCTGGCGACCGCGATCCGCTGA
- a CDS encoding uroporphyrinogen-III C-methyltransferase, translating to MNEQQSTPESNLPETKPEASYSNTSAPTYYPSAPDGTAPLRRRQRLLTILLLLVIVALGVQWWMSRTELRDLRSEVAQRLQTGDNSSNELKGVLKSVQENTKELQSKVSVLDSKQAESQSQQLALEQMYQDLNKNRDDWALSEIEEVLSTADQQLELAGNVQGALIALQNADKSLSRSDKPQFIAIRRAIARDIDRLKALPTVDIAGIAVRLDSAIGQIDNMPLLVDERPVESASEPKPRMAPQAAPAKAKQAKGKNEPQAAAEPSAWSQWLAGAQDKWQSMSSEMMAELRQLVRIREVQAPEAILLSPGQAYFVRENLKLRLLNARLALLSRNEFAFRNDLSAAQDSIAKYFDTRAKQVQTTQALLKQVQGSNLSIQMPTLAESLNAVRNYKARR from the coding sequence ATGAACGAACAGCAATCCACACCAGAGTCCAACCTGCCGGAGACCAAGCCGGAGGCGAGCTACAGCAACACGTCGGCTCCCACTTACTACCCATCCGCGCCGGACGGCACCGCGCCGCTGCGCCGCCGGCAACGCCTGCTGACGATCCTGCTGCTGCTGGTGATCGTCGCGCTGGGCGTGCAATGGTGGATGTCGCGCACCGAACTGCGCGACCTGCGCAGCGAAGTCGCGCAGCGCCTGCAGACCGGCGACAACAGCAGCAACGAGCTCAAGGGCGTGCTGAAGTCGGTGCAGGAAAACACCAAGGAACTGCAATCCAAGGTCAGCGTGCTCGACAGCAAGCAGGCCGAATCCCAGAGCCAGCAGCTGGCGCTGGAGCAGATGTACCAGGACCTCAACAAGAACCGCGACGACTGGGCGCTCTCCGAGATCGAGGAAGTCCTGTCCACCGCTGACCAGCAGCTGGAGCTGGCCGGCAACGTGCAGGGCGCGCTGATCGCGTTGCAGAACGCCGACAAGAGCCTGTCGCGTTCCGACAAGCCGCAATTCATCGCCATCCGTCGCGCCATCGCGCGCGACATCGATCGCCTCAAGGCGCTGCCTACGGTCGACATCGCCGGCATCGCCGTGCGCCTGGACAGCGCCATCGGCCAGATCGACAACATGCCGTTGCTGGTCGATGAGCGTCCGGTGGAGTCGGCCAGCGAGCCCAAGCCGCGCATGGCGCCGCAGGCGGCGCCCGCCAAGGCCAAGCAGGCCAAGGGCAAGAACGAGCCGCAGGCCGCCGCCGAACCGTCGGCCTGGTCGCAGTGGCTGGCCGGCGCCCAGGACAAGTGGCAGAGCATGAGCAGCGAGATGATGGCCGAGCTGCGCCAGCTGGTGCGCATCCGCGAAGTGCAGGCGCCCGAGGCGATCCTGCTGTCGCCGGGCCAGGCCTATTTCGTGCGCGAGAACCTCAAGCTGCGCCTGCTGAACGCGCGCCTGGCGCTGCTCTCGCGCAATGAGTTCGCCTTCCGCAACGACCTGTCGGCGGCCCAGGATTCCATCGCCAAGTATTTCGACACCCGCGCCAAGCAGGTGCAGACCACCCAGGCGCTGTTGAAGCAAGTGCAGGGCAGCAACCTGTCGATCCAGATGCCGACGCTGGCCGAGAGCCTGAACGCGGTGCGCAACTACAAAGCCCGTCGTTGA
- a CDS encoding uroporphyrinogen-III synthase: MPRLPDPAAALPVVVTRPLQQAQAFASRVEAIGRRAEIFPLLAIEPVDDVSGLRAVLGRLHEFALAVFVSPNAIDAVFRLLAGWPAALPIGIVGEGSRAALRAHGVDEGNAVIFAPAGEGKMDSEELLKSLPLAGLRGRRVLIVRGQSGRDFLSEALQEQGIEIEHVTAYRRLAPPLDERNRAQLLALADGGGDWVVTSSEALRNLLEMTRLAGGDDRVVKLQRQRIFVSHHRIACTAQSLGFCSVILAGSGDERLIAALQSSP, encoded by the coding sequence ATGCCGAGGCTTCCTGATCCAGCGGCCGCCTTGCCGGTCGTGGTGACGCGACCGCTGCAGCAGGCGCAGGCCTTCGCCTCCCGCGTGGAGGCGATCGGCCGGCGCGCCGAGATCTTTCCCCTGCTGGCCATCGAGCCGGTGGACGATGTGTCGGGATTGCGGGCCGTGCTGGGCCGCTTGCATGAATTCGCGCTGGCGGTGTTCGTCAGTCCCAACGCCATCGATGCGGTATTTCGCCTGCTGGCCGGCTGGCCGGCGGCGCTGCCCATCGGCATCGTCGGCGAGGGCAGCCGGGCGGCCTTGCGCGCGCATGGCGTGGATGAGGGCAATGCCGTCATCTTCGCGCCGGCGGGCGAGGGCAAGATGGATTCCGAGGAGCTGCTCAAGTCGCTGCCGCTGGCGGGCTTGCGCGGCCGACGCGTGCTGATCGTGCGCGGGCAGAGCGGCCGCGATTTCCTCAGCGAGGCCTTGCAGGAGCAGGGCATCGAGATCGAACACGTGACCGCCTACCGGCGCCTGGCGCCGCCGCTGGACGAGCGCAATCGCGCGCAGTTGCTGGCGCTGGCCGACGGCGGCGGCGACTGGGTGGTCACCAGTTCCGAGGCCCTGCGCAATTTGCTTGAGATGACAAGACTAGCCGGAGGCGACGATCGTGTGGTAAAACTGCAACGACAACGAATCTTTGTCTCGCACCACCGGATCGCCTGCACCGCCCAGTCGCTGGGCTTTTGCTCGGTGATCCTGGCCGGTTCGGGCGACGAACGACTAATTGCCGCGTTACAATCCAGCCCATGA